The following proteins are encoded in a genomic region of Candidatus Diapherotrites archaeon:
- the gatE gene encoding Glu-tRNA(Gln) amidotransferase subunit GatE, translated as METDLQNPGLKCGLEVHQQLDTGKLFCRCPSVLRDYKPDFSVRRKLRPVASELGEFDLAALEAFRKNLEFVYEGYNDTTCLIELDDEPPKAADKDALETVLKICIMAGADILDEVIVMRKTVIDGSNTSGFQRTMLVSLGGKLKLKNKELGIQTIALEEDACRPSQKTGSEVFYRLDRLGIPLIELATEPGIKSPEEAREAALKIGELFRRTCKARRGLGTIRQDLNISIAEGARVEIKGVQNLDLMDEFVRREILRQQNLIELREQLLMLGVSEEDFALPPEDITPIFAGTNSGLLKKSLEKGESILAIRFPKMVGLPGMELQPNRRFGTELSDHVKAKAGLHGLMHSDELPAYGISHEEVSEIRRTLGCSEHDAFAFVVGQKEKCVSALQAVSERCVQALKGVPEETRNALDDGNTSYSRPLPGAARMYPETDIAPVRVDKKLLKELEKDLPLTVEERLDLYKKRGLSGKLANEMGLDNFAAFFESLLKKGFNATTAAVFLLEGLTQLRREGLSVDGISNETIEKILSAEKSGKILKDDLLETARSVLQGKSLDGAVREKADGKAGNKEIEEAVKRIVERNALLIKEKGTGAFAALMGDAMKELGGKASGKDISEALKRELRKNAGT; from the coding sequence ATGGAAACTGATTTGCAGAACCCCGGCCTGAAATGCGGCCTCGAAGTGCATCAGCAGCTTGACACAGGAAAGCTGTTCTGCAGGTGCCCGTCGGTGCTCAGGGACTACAAGCCCGATTTTTCCGTGAGAAGGAAGCTGAGGCCGGTCGCATCAGAACTCGGCGAATTCGACCTGGCCGCATTGGAGGCATTCAGGAAAAACCTCGAATTCGTTTACGAGGGCTACAACGACACGACCTGCCTCATAGAGCTTGACGACGAGCCGCCGAAAGCCGCGGACAAGGATGCGCTTGAAACGGTTTTGAAAATCTGCATCATGGCTGGCGCGGACATTCTTGACGAGGTCATTGTCATGCGCAAAACCGTGATTGACGGCTCGAACACTTCCGGTTTCCAGCGCACGATGCTCGTTTCCCTGGGCGGAAAATTGAAACTGAAAAACAAGGAGCTCGGCATCCAGACCATTGCTTTGGAGGAGGATGCCTGCAGGCCGTCGCAGAAAACCGGCAGCGAGGTTTTTTACAGGCTCGACAGGCTCGGCATTCCCTTGATAGAGCTTGCCACGGAGCCAGGCATAAAGTCGCCGGAAGAGGCCAGGGAAGCCGCATTGAAGATCGGCGAGCTTTTCCGCAGGACGTGCAAGGCGAGGCGCGGCCTCGGCACGATTAGACAGGACCTGAACATTTCGATTGCCGAAGGGGCGAGGGTTGAAATCAAGGGAGTGCAGAACCTTGATTTGATGGACGAATTCGTGCGAAGGGAAATCCTGCGCCAGCAGAATCTCATCGAACTGCGCGAACAACTCCTGATGCTCGGCGTTTCCGAAGAGGATTTTGCGCTTCCCCCTGAGGACATCACGCCTATTTTTGCCGGAACCAATTCGGGGCTGCTGAAAAAAAGCCTTGAAAAAGGCGAAAGCATTCTTGCAATCAGGTTCCCGAAAATGGTGGGCCTGCCGGGAATGGAACTGCAGCCGAACCGCAGGTTCGGCACGGAACTGTCAGACCATGTCAAGGCGAAAGCTGGGTTGCATGGCCTGATGCATTCCGACGAATTGCCCGCTTACGGCATTTCGCACGAAGAGGTTTCGGAAATAAGGAGAACGCTTGGCTGTTCCGAACACGACGCATTCGCATTCGTGGTCGGCCAAAAGGAAAAATGCGTTTCCGCCTTGCAGGCTGTTTCGGAAAGGTGCGTTCAGGCGCTGAAAGGCGTGCCCGAAGAAACGCGCAACGCATTGGATGACGGGAACACTTCCTACAGCAGGCCTCTGCCGGGCGCCGCAAGGATGTATCCTGAAACGGACATTGCGCCTGTCCGAGTTGACAAAAAATTGCTGAAAGAACTTGAAAAAGACCTGCCATTGACGGTTGAAGAGCGCCTGGACCTTTACAAAAAGCGCGGCCTGAGCGGCAAGCTTGCGAACGAAATGGGGCTTGACAATTTCGCGGCCTTTTTCGAATCATTGCTGAAAAAAGGCTTCAATGCAACAACCGCGGCAGTGTTCCTGCTCGAAGGCCTGACACAGCTGAGGCGCGAAGGCCTTTCCGTCGACGGCATTTCAAATGAAACGATTGAAAAAATTTTGTCGGCGGAAAAATCCGGAAAAATCCTGAAAGACGATCTGCTTGAAACCGCCCGAAGCGTGCTGCAGGGCAAAAGCCTCGATGGCGCGGTCAGGGAAAAGGCGGACGGCAAAGCGGGAAACAAAGAAATAGAGGAAGCGGTCAAAAGGATTGTTGAACGGAATGCCTTGCTCATCAAGGAAAAGGGAACCGGCGCGTTCGCCGCGCTCATGGGCGACGCTATGAAAGAGCTTGGCGGAAAAGCGTCCGGAAAGGACATTTCAGAGGCGTTGAAAAGGGAGCTGCGGAAAAATGCCGGAACCTGA
- the proC gene encoding pyrroline-5-carboxylate reductase — MKIGFIGAGKMAEALAKGFVAGKRCHAKDILASDVDAKRLGAFKKAVKCNAVSSNVELAGKSSVVVLSVKPQNLAGVLDEISGAVSGKHLVISICAGKGIAFIEPRLSGARVVRVMPNVNCLVQEMAAAYSLGGKATVKDRKLVEFLFGSCGKIVEVAEEKIDAVTALSGSGPAFFAFAMQAFCEAAVESGLSENEARLLAGQTMLGTGRILLEKNLSAGDLIAMVASRGGTTEAGLKVLQDAGVREKLREAVFAAVRRSRELGE; from the coding sequence ATGAAGATCGGTTTCATTGGCGCGGGAAAAATGGCTGAGGCCCTGGCGAAAGGCTTTGTTGCCGGCAAGCGGTGCCATGCCAAGGACATTCTTGCCAGCGACGTGGACGCGAAAAGGCTTGGCGCGTTCAAGAAAGCAGTGAAGTGCAATGCGGTTTCGTCGAACGTTGAGCTTGCAGGAAAATCGTCTGTCGTGGTTTTATCGGTCAAGCCGCAGAACCTTGCCGGAGTCCTGGATGAAATTTCCGGGGCGGTTTCCGGAAAGCATCTTGTCATTTCGATTTGCGCGGGCAAAGGCATTGCGTTCATCGAGCCGAGGCTTTCCGGTGCGCGTGTCGTGCGCGTCATGCCGAACGTGAACTGCCTTGTGCAGGAGATGGCGGCAGCTTATTCGCTTGGGGGAAAGGCCACGGTGAAAGACAGGAAGCTTGTCGAATTCCTGTTCGGCAGCTGCGGGAAAATCGTCGAGGTTGCCGAGGAAAAAATTGACGCGGTCACGGCTTTGTCCGGAAGCGGCCCCGCTTTTTTCGCGTTTGCAATGCAGGCGTTCTGCGAGGCCGCGGTTGAATCCGGCCTGTCCGAGAATGAGGCGCGGCTGCTTGCAGGGCAGACAATGCTTGGCACAGGCAGAATCCTGCTTGAAAAGAATCTGTCCGCCGGTGATTTGATTGCAATGGTTGCAAGCAGGGGCGGAACGACCGAGGCCGGATTGAAGGTTTTGCAGGATGCGGGCGTGCGTGAAAAGCTGAGGGAAGCGGTTTTTGCGGCTGTCAGGCGTTCCAGGGAGCTGGGAGAATGA
- a CDS encoding bifunctional phosphoglucose/phosphomannose isomerase, producing the protein MPEPDFEKLARKFDKSAMLAKLDGFPEQAMDGWMLGKRFGAPEALAGKKFGKIFFLGMGGSGIAGMIAKSLLEKKCPIPAFLAGTYSLPAFADKNSLAIALSYSGNTEETLACAKDAKEKGIEVIGITSGGLLAKENRHNVTVPGGFPPRTATGYTLFALLAVLENLGIANFGPDAEKAIALAGKKRELFRTRGQEIGKKLFKKIPAIYSSECLEPIAYRWHTQLAENSKTFSHWAVLPELNHNEIVGYMPFEEKLCFVLLRSGNENARMKERLDLTRRICAKKSLVEEVLGGGETSLERKISLMLIGDYASYYLALLNGLDPTPVENISFLKKSIKEKGFF; encoded by the coding sequence ATGCCGGAACCTGATTTCGAAAAGCTTGCGCGGAAATTCGACAAGAGCGCAATGCTTGCAAAGCTTGACGGTTTTCCGGAACAGGCAATGGATGGCTGGATGCTTGGAAAACGCTTCGGGGCGCCGGAAGCGCTGGCCGGAAAAAAATTCGGCAAAATATTTTTCCTCGGAATGGGCGGATCGGGAATAGCGGGCATGATTGCCAAAAGCCTGCTGGAAAAAAAATGCCCCATTCCCGCATTCCTGGCCGGAACGTATTCCCTGCCGGCTTTTGCGGACAAAAATTCGCTCGCAATAGCTTTAAGCTATTCCGGCAACACTGAGGAAACGCTTGCCTGCGCAAAAGACGCGAAGGAAAAGGGCATCGAAGTGATCGGCATAACCTCAGGCGGCCTGCTCGCAAAGGAAAACCGGCACAATGTAACCGTGCCCGGAGGGTTTCCGCCGAGAACCGCGACCGGCTACACGCTTTTCGCCTTGCTTGCAGTGCTTGAAAACCTCGGCATAGCAAACTTCGGCCCTGACGCGGAAAAAGCAATCGCCCTGGCCGGGAAGAAAAGGGAACTGTTCAGGACGCGCGGACAGGAAATCGGCAAAAAGCTTTTCAAAAAAATTCCGGCAATCTATTCAAGCGAATGCCTTGAACCGATTGCATACCGGTGGCACACCCAGCTCGCGGAAAACTCCAAGACGTTCTCGCATTGGGCTGTCCTGCCGGAACTCAACCACAATGAAATCGTGGGATACATGCCTTTCGAGGAAAAACTGTGCTTTGTTCTGCTCCGCTCCGGAAATGAGAACGCGCGCATGAAGGAAAGGCTTGACCTCACCAGACGGATTTGCGCAAAAAAAAGCCTTGTGGAAGAGGTTCTCGGCGGAGGCGAAACCAGCCTTGAAAGGAAAATTTCGCTCATGCTCATCGGCGATTACGCGTCATATTACCTTGCCCTGCTCAACGGCTTGGACCCCACGCCGGTTGAAAACATCTCTTTCCTGAAAAAAAGCATCAAGGAAAAAGGCTTTTTCTGA
- the gatD gene encoding Glu-tRNA(Gln) amidotransferase subunit GatD translates to MAVKDLLKKHGLKESDLVEIASGKTVLKGTIIPSKNPEILELKLSSGYNAGIIAKEISGIKKLGEGKSVSKAKTQSFPQKPGLPRIAILHTGGTIASRVDYRTGAVFSSFQTEDLLTMFSELHAIANISSEHLSNMWSEDMRFDHYKIMAKAVEKEVKKGVDGIIIAHGTDTMHYSSAALAFALENVPVPVILVGAQRSSDRGSSDAAMNLVCAATFMAKTDFAGVAICMHHSASDDSCAILPACKTRKMHTSRRDAFKAVNGKPIALVDFRSRNVEFIEKNFAKKGAGKLAVKDKFEEKTGILKAHTNMFAEEIDFYRKQKYKGLILEGFALGQFPIAAPNPQAKKNLEVKKALEKLIKSGCVVVMASQCIFGRVHMHVYDKAVDLQNMGVVPAEDMTSETAFIKLAWLLGNYPKKEVAALVGKNLRGEISDRTEFEEQFPGD, encoded by the coding sequence ATGGCTGTCAAGGACCTGCTGAAAAAGCACGGGCTCAAAGAATCCGATCTGGTTGAAATAGCCAGTGGCAAAACCGTCCTGAAAGGCACGATCATTCCGAGCAAAAACCCGGAAATACTCGAACTGAAGCTTTCAAGCGGCTACAATGCAGGCATCATCGCAAAGGAAATTTCCGGGATAAAGAAGCTGGGCGAAGGCAAAAGCGTTTCGAAAGCCAAAACGCAAAGCTTTCCACAAAAACCCGGCCTGCCCAGAATCGCAATCCTGCACACCGGCGGAACGATTGCAAGCCGCGTGGACTACAGGACGGGTGCGGTCTTTTCAAGCTTCCAGACCGAGGACCTGCTGACGATGTTTTCCGAACTGCACGCAATCGCGAACATTTCATCCGAGCACCTTTCAAACATGTGGTCCGAGGACATGCGCTTTGACCATTACAAAATCATGGCGAAAGCCGTCGAAAAGGAAGTGAAAAAAGGCGTTGACGGAATCATCATCGCGCATGGCACTGACACGATGCATTATTCCTCGGCCGCATTGGCATTCGCATTGGAAAACGTTCCGGTCCCGGTCATACTTGTAGGAGCACAGCGCAGTTCGGACAGGGGCTCAAGCGATGCCGCCATGAACCTGGTCTGCGCCGCAACATTCATGGCAAAAACCGATTTTGCGGGAGTCGCAATCTGCATGCACCACTCCGCGTCGGACGACAGCTGTGCAATCCTGCCTGCATGCAAGACAAGGAAAATGCACACTTCCCGCAGGGACGCGTTCAAGGCGGTCAACGGAAAGCCAATAGCGCTTGTCGACTTCAGGTCAAGGAACGTCGAGTTCATCGAAAAAAATTTTGCGAAAAAGGGTGCCGGAAAGCTCGCTGTCAAGGACAAGTTCGAGGAAAAGACCGGCATTTTGAAGGCGCACACCAACATGTTCGCTGAAGAAATAGACTTTTACAGGAAGCAAAAATACAAGGGCCTTATCCTGGAAGGCTTTGCTCTTGGCCAGTTCCCGATTGCTGCGCCGAACCCGCAGGCGAAAAAAAACCTTGAAGTGAAAAAGGCGCTTGAAAAGCTCATCAAATCCGGCTGCGTTGTCGTTATGGCCTCGCAGTGCATTTTCGGGCGCGTCCATATGCACGTTTACGACAAGGCGGTTGACCTGCAGAACATGGGCGTGGTTCCGGCGGAGGACATGACATCCGAAACCGCGTTCATAAAGCTTGCATGGCTTTTGGGCAATTATCCGAAAAAAGAGGTTGCCGCCCTGGTCGGCAAAAATCTGCGCGGCGAAATATCAGACAGGACGGAATTCGAGGAACAATTTCCGGGGGACTGA
- a CDS encoding M23 family metallopeptidase, producing the protein MADTLKIVVVAIAAAALLGIFAATFGPLFNKDQAITLVVERQLTAAEQRLGVENTVENVVIKPDETIQAKTYESDKRSVAFECNNPQVCCPKGQACGRIKWDERSVAFNEFKAIRTSSRCGLENGIFLCKIYLGQTPAQIDLNVSIEQATLDLGGLYEGKSSVELDLNLPKKLPFIDLAKGEALTLRILVKNSGRTMLPFAKISAELFRKETLYGQLKLEKSDGQATTTANILPDEARAIRLQAQIRSRKPGEYVVKVRVDGEDAGFREQEIHFQVVDSTPSKCAAVEAEEADVIEDIETGKCKSYLECSECSASYECADRWKEKLPETEIISADAGHAWQIMPRLENGLCRADYTETPEDIKMFYDAEQLAKLPENATPEEIQKFNSSQVWVVPIAGAAKVSFAYGVKRARYAAGYHTGADFSVPSGTPVLAAGDGIITEVSSDSSFGKYVKIKHGNGQYTFYAHLSEQLVKKGDFVRAGQTIGLSGATGNVRGAHLHFELRNAPGGYYDNTNPCVLFPQVQNCGAK; encoded by the coding sequence ATGGCAGACACTTTGAAAATCGTGGTGGTTGCGATTGCCGCGGCCGCGCTTTTAGGCATTTTTGCCGCAACCTTCGGACCGCTTTTCAACAAGGACCAGGCGATAACCCTTGTCGTTGAAAGGCAGCTGACTGCTGCAGAGCAGAGGCTTGGCGTTGAAAACACCGTTGAAAACGTGGTCATAAAGCCGGATGAAACAATCCAGGCTAAAACCTACGAATCGGACAAGCGGAGCGTTGCATTCGAATGCAACAATCCGCAGGTTTGCTGTCCGAAAGGCCAGGCCTGCGGCAGGATTAAATGGGACGAGCGGAGCGTTGCGTTCAACGAATTCAAGGCAATCCGGACAAGCTCTAGGTGCGGCCTTGAAAACGGAATTTTTTTGTGCAAAATCTATCTCGGCCAGACGCCGGCGCAAATCGACCTGAATGTTTCAATCGAACAGGCAACGCTTGACCTTGGCGGGCTTTATGAAGGGAAATCCTCCGTGGAATTGGATTTGAACCTGCCGAAAAAGCTGCCGTTCATCGACCTCGCCAAGGGGGAAGCCCTGACACTCAGGATTCTGGTCAAAAATTCCGGCAGGACAATGCTGCCGTTCGCAAAAATCAGTGCGGAATTGTTCAGGAAAGAAACGCTTTACGGCCAGTTAAAGCTTGAAAAAAGCGACGGGCAGGCAACGACAACCGCAAACATCCTGCCTGATGAAGCGAGGGCGATCCGGCTGCAGGCGCAGATCAGAAGCCGCAAGCCCGGCGAATACGTCGTAAAAGTCAGGGTGGACGGCGAGGATGCGGGCTTCAGGGAACAGGAAATCCATTTCCAGGTCGTCGACTCGACGCCGAGCAAATGCGCCGCGGTTGAAGCCGAGGAAGCCGACGTGATAGAGGACATTGAAACCGGCAAATGCAAGTCATACCTCGAATGCAGCGAATGCAGCGCATCATACGAATGCGCGGACAGGTGGAAGGAAAAACTGCCCGAAACGGAAATAATTTCCGCGGATGCCGGGCATGCCTGGCAGATAATGCCCAGGCTCGAAAACGGCCTGTGCAGGGCGGATTACACTGAAACTCCTGAAGACATTAAGATGTTCTATGACGCGGAGCAGCTTGCGAAACTGCCTGAGAACGCGACGCCGGAAGAAATACAAAAGTTCAATTCAAGCCAAGTGTGGGTCGTGCCGATTGCCGGAGCGGCAAAAGTGTCCTTTGCCTACGGCGTGAAAAGGGCGCGCTATGCGGCAGGATACCATACCGGGGCAGACTTTTCGGTTCCGAGCGGCACGCCGGTTCTCGCGGCGGGCGACGGCATAATAACCGAAGTTTCTTCAGACAGCTCGTTCGGCAAATATGTGAAAATAAAGCACGGCAACGGCCAATACACTTTTTACGCGCATTTGAGCGAACAGCTCGTAAAAAAAGGCGATTTTGTCAGAGCCGGCCAGACAATCGGATTGTCCGGGGCAACGGGCAATGTCAGGGGGGCGCACCTGCATTTCGAACTGAGGAACGCGCCCGGCGGTTATTACGACAACACGAACCCGTGCGTGCTGTTCCCGCAGGTCCAGAATTGCGGCGCAAAATGA
- a CDS encoding glutamate-5-semialdehyde dehydrogenase: protein MTFGKIARAARKAAFALAQASTEQKNSALKAVARALRENEKAILAANSLDVRAARKRGDSNSLVDRLSLDEKRVAAIADSINDIVVLPDPVGEVLEDYSQKGGLHIRKVRVPLGVIGMIFEARPNVAVDAAVLCLKSGNAVILRGSSSTINSNRKIVEVMRKAISSAGLPDGSVQLFGEAGHGAVKKMFDARGMVDLIIPRGGAKLISFVVENSRVPVIETGSGICHVFVDESADTASAVRICVNAKTQRPSVCNAMESLLVHEKIARSFLPVAAKALLEKGVELRVDKKSLALLKGLAGVKAAKAKDYDTEFLDLILAVRQVGSVDEAIAHINAHGTHHSDSIVSGDEKNIRKFLANVDSAAVYANASTRFTDGGVFGLGAEMGISTQKLHCRGPFALKELTSVKFIVEGHGQVRE from the coding sequence ATGACGTTCGGAAAAATTGCGCGTGCCGCGAGAAAAGCGGCTTTTGCCTTGGCCCAGGCGTCAACGGAACAAAAAAACAGCGCGCTCAAGGCAGTTGCGCGTGCGTTGCGGGAAAATGAAAAGGCGATTCTTGCGGCCAACTCACTGGATGTCAGGGCTGCGCGAAAGCGGGGCGATTCGAATTCCCTGGTTGACAGGCTGTCTCTGGACGAAAAGAGGGTTGCGGCGATTGCGGATTCAATCAATGACATCGTTGTCCTGCCGGACCCGGTCGGGGAAGTTTTGGAGGATTACTCGCAGAAAGGCGGCCTGCACATCAGAAAGGTGCGCGTGCCTTTGGGTGTGATTGGCATGATTTTTGAGGCGAGGCCGAACGTTGCGGTTGATGCGGCGGTGCTGTGCCTGAAATCCGGGAACGCGGTCATTCTGCGCGGCTCGTCTTCGACGATAAATTCGAACAGGAAAATCGTTGAAGTGATGCGCAAGGCAATCTCTTCAGCCGGCCTGCCTGACGGCAGCGTGCAATTGTTCGGCGAGGCCGGGCATGGGGCGGTAAAAAAAATGTTCGACGCGCGCGGCATGGTTGATTTGATTATTCCGCGTGGCGGAGCAAAGCTCATCAGCTTTGTCGTCGAAAATTCGCGTGTGCCCGTAATTGAAACCGGTTCCGGAATATGCCATGTTTTCGTCGACGAAAGCGCGGACACTGCTTCGGCTGTCAGGATTTGCGTGAATGCGAAGACGCAGAGGCCCTCGGTCTGCAACGCCATGGAATCACTGCTTGTGCACGAAAAAATTGCCCGGTCTTTCCTGCCCGTTGCTGCGAAGGCATTGCTGGAAAAAGGCGTTGAACTGCGCGTTGACAAAAAATCTTTGGCGTTGCTTAAGGGCCTTGCCGGAGTGAAGGCTGCGAAGGCGAAGGATTACGATACCGAATTCCTGGACCTGATTCTTGCCGTCAGGCAGGTCGGAAGCGTTGACGAGGCGATTGCGCACATCAATGCGCATGGCACGCACCATTCGGATTCGATTGTTTCAGGGGACGAAAAAAATATCCGCAAATTCCTGGCCAACGTTGATTCGGCGGCGGTTTACGCCAACGCAAGCACGCGTTTCACTGACGGCGGCGTTTTCGGCCTGGGCGCGGAGATGGGCATCTCGACTCAGAAGCTGCATTGCAGGGGGCCGTTTGCGCTGAAGGAGTTGACTTCTGTGAAGTTTATAGTTGAAGGCCACGGCCAGGTGAGGGAATGA
- a CDS encoding M20/M25/M40 family metallo-hydrolase produces the protein MKALPSVELAKKLIAFKTVTGQNAQIKKCLSFCKAYLGSGFYFRTFSFNGVESLYACTGKTLAPKLLVIGHVDVVPAEPEQFKAFVKGGRLFGRGSSDMKGQAACCLNALRNAGKAKSVALLLTSDEETSGENGAKRLAKILKPEFVLSVDISHAAIVTKQKGVIRLVVSAKGKACHGSQPWLGENAIESLLLAFPRIKKLFKKTSVKGENWFPTLNLGIFSGGEAANKVPDKASMTLDIRYTENDNPHEIVQKIRGALKPLKGVNVSVFRFTPNLSIDEADERLLLLKKIFEKNVGKKASFAKEHGAGDQRFFSARDFPVAVFGFDGKNLHGKDEFASIASMKKFEKTLSEFVEKVA, from the coding sequence TTGAAAGCATTGCCTTCGGTTGAACTCGCAAAAAAGCTCATTGCATTCAAAACGGTTACCGGGCAGAATGCTCAAATAAAAAAATGCCTTTCCTTCTGCAAGGCATATCTTGGCAGCGGCTTCTATTTCAGAACGTTTTCCTTCAACGGCGTTGAAAGCCTTTACGCCTGCACCGGAAAAACGCTTGCCCCGAAGCTTCTTGTCATCGGGCATGTTGACGTTGTGCCCGCGGAGCCGGAACAGTTCAAGGCTTTCGTGAAAGGCGGAAGGCTTTTCGGCAGGGGTTCAAGCGACATGAAAGGGCAGGCCGCCTGCTGCCTGAACGCTCTCCGGAACGCGGGCAAGGCAAAATCGGTTGCATTGCTTTTGACTTCCGACGAGGAAACAAGCGGCGAGAACGGCGCGAAACGGCTGGCGAAAATATTGAAGCCGGAATTCGTTCTGTCGGTTGACATTTCTCATGCGGCAATAGTGACGAAGCAGAAAGGCGTCATCCGCCTGGTTGTTTCGGCAAAGGGAAAAGCCTGTCACGGCTCGCAGCCCTGGCTCGGCGAAAATGCGATCGAAAGCCTGCTGCTTGCGTTTCCGCGCATCAAAAAGCTGTTCAAAAAAACCTCGGTGAAAGGCGAAAACTGGTTTCCGACCCTCAACCTCGGAATTTTTTCCGGCGGGGAAGCCGCCAACAAGGTGCCGGACAAGGCCAGCATGACGCTGGACATCCGCTACACCGAAAATGACAATCCGCATGAAATCGTGCAAAAAATCCGCGGCGCATTAAAGCCTTTGAAAGGCGTCAATGTTTCGGTTTTCCGCTTCACGCCAAACCTTTCAATTGACGAGGCTGATGAAAGGCTTCTGCTGCTGAAAAAAATCTTTGAAAAGAATGTCGGAAAAAAGGCTTCGTTTGCGAAAGAGCACGGCGCCGGCGACCAGCGCTTTTTTTCCGCGCGCGACTTTCCAGTAGCGGTCTTCGGCTTTGACGGCAAAAACCTGCACGGGAAAGACGAGTTTGCAAGCATCGCGTCCATGAAAAAATTCGAGAAAACGCTTTCAGAGTTTGTAGAAAAAGTTGCCTGA
- a CDS encoding ATP-dependent DNA ligase gives MRFEKAAEMFERLEKVSSRLEMTAILAETFSEAKAEDVDKIVYLSQARLGPDYNTREIGLGDRLVQEAIAKASGFPREEVEKLYREKGDLGLVAEHCLAKKRQRSLFSEKLSVSKVFENLKRIAGSEGKGSQELKLKLLAELFNSSTPLEAKFIARIPIGNLRLGTGEPTLMDAFAITFIPEIKKDKKLLAKFEAELKEKKEEKRDEELDRKIKFFVREKIEEKFNVHPDIGNIAKVLKEHGLAGLEKIKITPGVPIRPTLAERLPSAEEIVKKLGRCAVEGKIDGFRFQVHKDADNVTIFSRSQENMTHMFPEIVEAVKKQVKAKEAIFEGEALAYNEETGEYLPFQVTIQRKRKYGVEEKAKEFPLRLFAFDVMMVDGKNTMELPFIERRKKLASIIAKGGTIELTQSIETDDAEKIEAFFNLCVEKGLEGIIAKDLHARYIAGARKFAWIKLKRSYRGELTDSIDAVIIGYYKGKGKRTQFGLGALLSAVYNKKDDCFESIAKIGTGMTEEQLVELEKMLSKLRESKKPARVKSGLEPDVWVSPKIVIELVADEITKSPVHECAKKESGEGLALRFPRLISIRLDKKPEEATTTKEIVGLFGQQKHVQLDERQG, from the coding sequence ATGCGCTTTGAAAAGGCCGCGGAAATGTTTGAAAGGCTGGAGAAGGTTTCCTCGCGCCTCGAAATGACCGCCATCCTGGCGGAAACGTTTTCCGAAGCGAAAGCCGAAGACGTGGACAAGATTGTTTACCTTTCACAGGCAAGGCTCGGCCCGGACTATAACACAAGGGAAATCGGCCTTGGCGACAGGCTCGTGCAGGAAGCCATAGCAAAGGCAAGCGGCTTTCCCCGGGAAGAAGTGGAAAAGCTTTACAGGGAAAAAGGCGACCTCGGCCTTGTAGCGGAGCACTGCCTTGCAAAAAAAAGGCAGAGAAGCCTTTTCTCCGAAAAGCTGTCCGTTTCAAAGGTTTTCGAAAACCTGAAACGCATTGCCGGTTCGGAGGGAAAAGGCAGCCAGGAACTCAAACTCAAGCTGCTCGCGGAATTGTTCAACAGTTCGACTCCGCTTGAAGCCAAATTCATTGCGCGCATTCCAATCGGAAACCTGCGCCTGGGCACGGGCGAGCCGACGCTCATGGACGCGTTTGCAATCACGTTCATTCCGGAAATAAAAAAGGACAAAAAGCTTCTGGCAAAATTCGAAGCCGAACTGAAGGAAAAGAAAGAGGAGAAAAGGGACGAGGAACTGGACCGAAAAATAAAGTTTTTCGTGCGCGAAAAAATCGAGGAAAAATTCAACGTGCACCCGGACATCGGGAACATCGCCAAAGTTCTGAAAGAGCACGGCCTTGCAGGACTGGAAAAAATCAAAATCACGCCCGGCGTTCCCATCCGCCCCACCCTGGCGGAACGGCTGCCGAGCGCGGAAGAAATCGTCAAAAAGCTCGGCAGGTGCGCCGTGGAGGGAAAGATTGACGGTTTCCGCTTCCAAGTGCACAAAGACGCGGATAATGTGACAATTTTTTCGCGTAGCCAGGAAAACATGACGCACATGTTTCCAGAAATCGTCGAAGCCGTGAAAAAGCAGGTCAAGGCTAAAGAGGCGATTTTCGAGGGCGAGGCCCTTGCATACAACGAGGAAACAGGGGAATACCTTCCGTTCCAGGTCACCATCCAGCGCAAGCGCAAATACGGTGTCGAGGAAAAGGCGAAAGAGTTTCCTTTGAGATTGTTTGCGTTTGACGTGATGATGGTTGACGGCAAAAACACAATGGAACTTCCATTCATTGAGCGCCGCAAAAAGCTTGCATCCATAATCGCGAAAGGCGGCACAATCGAACTGACACAAAGCATTGAAACCGATGACGCGGAAAAGATCGAGGCATTCTTCAATCTGTGCGTGGAAAAGGGGCTTGAAGGAATAATTGCCAAGGACCTGCATGCAAGGTACATTGCGGGCGCGAGAAAGTTTGCGTGGATAAAGCTGAAGCGCTCCTACAGGGGCGAACTGACGGATTCGATTGATGCCGTGATAATAGGTTATTACAAGGGAAAAGGCAAGAGGACGCAGTTCGGCCTCGGCGCCCTGCTTTCCGCGGTTTACAACAAGAAGGACGACTGCTTTGAAAGCATTGCGAAAATCGGCACGGGCATGACGGAAGAACAGCTTGTCGAACTGGAAAAAATGCTCAGCAAACTCAGGGAAAGCAAAAAGCCTGCGCGCGTCAAATCCGGGCTTGAGCCTGACGTCTGGGTTTCGCCGAAAATCGTGATTGAACTCGTCGCCGACGAAATAACGAAAAGCCCTGTCCATGAATGCGCGAAAAAGGAGTCCGGCGAAGGCCTTGCCCTGCGGTTTCCGCGCCTGATTTCAATCCGCCTGGACAAGAAACCGGAGGAAGCAACAACCACCAAGGAAATAGTCGGCTTGTTCGGGCAGCAGAAGCACGTGCAGTTGGATGAAAGGCAGGGCTGA